A part of Bremerella cremea genomic DNA contains:
- a CDS encoding PspA/IM30 family protein has product MKWKPLFITACGAAVAVGSLAAWAQVPEETKPTADVPPVAETAEQPDKPAATKPAVVEASVEEVTEEKKAEQPTAEVKSATTISAATPKSSGTATVAPADTPATATVPSASLNFSVPQPAKSTDTQPPSSSGYGSSATTIPSASARYGGYNNFSVPQSAKGTGTPPPSSSTGGSYGSSTTNTPGASVRYGVDGNNHSVPQQSGYGPSTSEPQQSFIPGMASYGERVAVIFSNIAVNDSEITKSLQACSDAYLINEDNGNAMALSLYDLDDEALAQLGRVIQKTIESDPQPPKKRIEEVRSNNSSAKCLHLHFSNRGYEEYGKLLSTVIERLREQSQERQGNRVEELLGIAAGTATPSESRTAAPTSEAKPSTSELVLIPGKKSSNGNRLATYFHQEVELKEVEVTNASIVKTLKQLEDVLLMKENRHLFQFSIAGFDDQAREQLGQAIFRAVEQAPNPPAIPLEIMIFEKDNKQYLCIHFSPEGVKEYANLLLALRARLANEVHERRDQIVDVKINQLLNASDSFTTDSPDAMGPGADDVPASGDRPDLPATKPSVHSSQNERQDVVDGKNHANQEFVIKDIGGKDTESKLQAIARLIKDCLSVRVVVDDKVTEEIPTPQLDDAAVKQLSQVILRAMKYDRTDPNTSVSVRYRPKEKTLGILFSQAEYAQFEQDLRPMIERAKTQSRSSLPDQMAGEKAKQPSVSQLASETTDSFDAPTVASSADGKSISDEAPQLKPIEANVKAIAAALERFTRVELVVDGKIGQNIPTTDFSDTERQSLGEMIMRAIEKDPHPPATPVEVRISEKTNALRIHFSREGYEQYGKYLPGLIARLQFQVNVRKQELADKRMGELMGQTFEPEMSQPPTSNADELEMKAAVERRPAFERSPQALGRRWGGPTGGSGYVRGNSSQVVGLNEKAIAEALVGKEHLVVVSPQQQWVSIRIQDLDDLGRQSLARVIVKAIQDDKLPDIDRVVAYPATENNEGSLDLMVSDKVYEEYRTLMPKVVNKLHQDFINRMKAAEGVKLNELLKAAEGGEGGRSLSSPTVASFKNALNGEKPNNQTLPGQPTYQQPSGKYPAPAFPSGRTLPGPGYAGWQPTYQPPIALFDHDPEYRQLEQQAAELARRVKQAAGKPEEEDRLAEELRAVVTQAFEHRMERQRQQLDQAEAKLKASREHLQKRAEHADQIITRRVEDLTGSNPFPWNEAPQPGPAYSPTFSPPYGSNGNSDNKATRQAAPSLYVTPPQYPQIMNSGLGTHGQPPQVYVPPTPASNQSTSLPRFQFQTAEPASTQGLLTIIQPGTSFWLPEEKMPGPSPKRTNAPANPPAASSHKKKPGPPQAVPSF; this is encoded by the coding sequence GTTGAGGAGGTCACCGAAGAGAAAAAAGCCGAGCAGCCCACGGCCGAAGTGAAATCTGCCACGACGATTTCTGCTGCCACGCCCAAGAGCAGCGGCACGGCAACCGTCGCTCCTGCGGACACCCCAGCGACGGCAACCGTGCCAAGTGCGTCCTTGAACTTCTCGGTCCCGCAACCGGCAAAGAGTACCGACACCCAGCCACCATCTTCCAGTGGTTACGGTAGCAGCGCCACAACCATTCCAAGTGCGTCAGCACGCTATGGTGGTTACAACAACTTCTCGGTGCCGCAATCGGCGAAGGGTACCGGCACCCCGCCGCCATCTTCCAGCACAGGCGGGTCTTATGGTAGCAGCACAACGAACACTCCCGGAGCGTCAGTACGCTATGGAGTTGATGGCAACAACCACTCGGTGCCGCAGCAAAGTGGTTACGGCCCGTCTACGAGCGAACCTCAGCAATCTTTTATCCCTGGCATGGCTAGCTACGGCGAACGTGTTGCGGTGATCTTCAGTAACATCGCAGTGAATGACAGCGAGATCACCAAGTCCCTGCAAGCCTGTTCCGACGCGTACCTCATTAACGAGGATAACGGGAATGCGATGGCTCTCTCTCTCTACGATTTGGATGACGAAGCATTGGCGCAACTGGGACGGGTTATCCAGAAGACGATCGAAAGCGATCCCCAGCCGCCGAAAAAACGCATTGAAGAAGTGCGCTCAAACAACTCATCAGCCAAGTGCCTGCACCTCCACTTTTCTAATCGAGGCTACGAAGAGTACGGCAAGCTTCTCTCTACCGTGATTGAACGCTTGAGAGAGCAATCGCAAGAACGCCAGGGCAACCGGGTGGAAGAATTGCTGGGCATCGCTGCAGGCACAGCTACCCCTTCCGAATCCCGTACCGCAGCCCCGACCTCCGAGGCGAAACCATCGACGTCGGAACTCGTGCTGATTCCGGGGAAGAAATCAAGTAACGGAAATCGACTCGCGACGTACTTCCATCAGGAAGTGGAGTTGAAAGAGGTCGAAGTTACGAATGCATCCATCGTGAAAACGCTCAAGCAGTTAGAAGATGTCCTGTTGATGAAGGAAAACCGGCACTTATTCCAATTTTCCATCGCTGGATTCGACGATCAGGCCCGCGAGCAATTGGGCCAGGCAATCTTTCGAGCCGTCGAGCAAGCCCCCAACCCGCCAGCAATTCCCTTGGAGATTATGATCTTCGAGAAAGACAACAAGCAATATTTGTGTATCCACTTCTCCCCAGAAGGAGTCAAAGAGTATGCCAATTTGCTCCTGGCCCTGAGGGCACGTCTGGCGAATGAGGTCCATGAGCGACGCGATCAGATTGTGGATGTCAAAATAAATCAGCTTCTCAATGCCTCCGACAGCTTCACCACCGATTCCCCCGATGCCATGGGCCCAGGGGCCGACGACGTGCCGGCGAGCGGAGATCGCCCGGACTTGCCTGCCACAAAGCCATCGGTCCACAGTAGCCAAAACGAGAGGCAAGATGTCGTCGATGGCAAGAATCACGCCAACCAAGAATTTGTGATTAAGGACATTGGGGGCAAGGACACGGAAAGTAAACTGCAAGCGATTGCCAGGCTGATCAAGGATTGTCTAAGCGTGAGGGTGGTCGTCGATGACAAGGTGACGGAAGAGATACCCACGCCGCAGTTAGACGACGCGGCTGTCAAGCAGTTGAGCCAGGTGATTTTGCGGGCCATGAAATACGATCGCACGGACCCCAACACAAGCGTCAGCGTTCGTTATCGTCCCAAGGAGAAAACTTTGGGGATCCTCTTTTCCCAAGCAGAGTACGCCCAGTTCGAGCAAGATCTGCGGCCGATGATCGAACGAGCAAAGACCCAATCACGTAGTAGTCTGCCGGACCAAATGGCCGGTGAGAAAGCCAAGCAACCGTCGGTCTCTCAACTTGCCAGCGAAACAACCGATTCCTTCGATGCCCCTACCGTAGCGTCATCAGCGGATGGTAAATCCATCAGCGACGAAGCACCTCAGCTAAAACCGATCGAAGCCAACGTCAAGGCAATCGCCGCAGCCCTCGAACGTTTTACGCGGGTTGAATTGGTTGTCGATGGCAAGATCGGTCAGAACATCCCTACCACTGATTTCTCCGACACGGAACGGCAGTCGTTAGGGGAAATGATTATGCGGGCAATCGAAAAGGACCCTCATCCCCCAGCCACGCCGGTCGAAGTTCGCATCAGCGAAAAGACAAACGCCCTGCGAATTCACTTCTCGCGGGAAGGGTACGAACAGTATGGCAAATATCTGCCAGGTCTCATCGCACGTTTGCAATTCCAAGTTAATGTGCGAAAGCAAGAGCTGGCTGATAAACGAATGGGGGAACTGATGGGGCAAACCTTTGAGCCTGAGATGTCCCAGCCACCGACCTCCAACGCAGATGAGTTAGAGATGAAGGCCGCAGTCGAACGACGCCCTGCTTTTGAACGTAGTCCTCAAGCATTGGGTAGACGCTGGGGCGGTCCCACAGGGGGCAGCGGCTACGTTCGCGGAAATTCCAGCCAAGTCGTCGGCCTGAACGAAAAGGCCATCGCCGAGGCGTTGGTGGGCAAGGAACATCTGGTGGTCGTCTCGCCGCAGCAGCAATGGGTGTCGATCCGCATACAAGATCTCGACGACCTGGGGCGGCAGAGTCTCGCCCGGGTAATCGTTAAAGCGATCCAGGATGACAAGCTCCCCGACATCGATCGCGTGGTCGCCTATCCTGCCACCGAGAATAACGAAGGCTCGCTCGACCTAATGGTTTCCGACAAGGTTTACGAAGAATATCGCACTCTCATGCCCAAGGTGGTGAACAAGCTGCACCAAGATTTCATCAACCGCATGAAAGCCGCAGAAGGAGTGAAGCTGAACGAACTGCTAAAAGCGGCTGAAGGGGGCGAAGGCGGGCGTTCTCTATCCAGTCCGACTGTGGCATCCTTCAAGAACGCTTTGAACGGGGAGAAGCCAAACAATCAGACGTTGCCTGGGCAGCCAACCTATCAGCAGCCAAGCGGGAAGTACCCTGCGCCCGCTTTTCCTAGTGGTCGCACACTGCCTGGCCCAGGCTACGCTGGCTGGCAGCCTACTTATCAGCCTCCGATTGCATTGTTCGACCACGATCCGGAGTACCGGCAGTTGGAACAGCAAGCTGCCGAGTTGGCCCGGCGAGTGAAGCAAGCCGCCGGTAAGCCGGAGGAAGAAGACCGTTTGGCGGAAGAGCTGCGTGCGGTCGTCACGCAGGCCTTCGAGCACCGCATGGAGAGACAACGCCAGCAACTCGACCAGGCCGAAGCCAAGCTAAAGGCCAGCCGCGAGCATCTGCAGAAGCGAGCAGAACACGCCGATCAGATCATCACCCGCCGCGTGGAAGACCTAACCGGCAGCAACCCATTCCCGTGGAACGAGGCACCCCAGCCAGGCCCAGCCTATTCCCCCACCTTCTCGCCACCCTATGGTAGCAATGGCAACAGCGACAACAAGGCAACGAGGCAAGCCGCGCCATCGCTATATGTTACTCCTCCGCAGTACCCGCAAATAATGAATTCCGGTTTGGGCACACATGGACAACCACCCCAAGTTTATGTGCCGCCAACGCCAGCCAGTAACCAGTCGACTTCGCTGCCTCGCTTTCAATTCCAAACCGCTGAGCCTGCCTCTACGCAGGGGCTCTTGACGATTATTCAGCCTGGTACAAGCTTTTGGCTACCGGAGGAAAAGATGCCAGGGCCAAGCCCCAAGCGAACCAACGCCCCAGCGAATCCTCCGGCTGCTTCTTCCCACAAAAAGAAGCCAGGCCCACCGCAAGCGGTGCCCTCGTTCTAA